The Planktothrix sp. FACHB-1365 genome has a segment encoding these proteins:
- a CDS encoding XdhC family protein: MIIQFYQQLIQVLYENAAVVATVTRVIGSVPRELGAKMIICEDGRTFNTVGGGAGEAKVIQQAREVLKTGEKQWVDIDLSGAPQRETQGVCGGLMQVLLERWSGEKAIALAENILSLLQAGKSIMLVTSFDAAFPYLLTSEHPIPASDQIFIETLQPPPTLLIIGAGHIGEKLAKIADFMGFKIIIQDSRPEFTSPERFPPNSLIFNQNIATVLQQLTSPKNLYIALVTRGYEYDIEALKSILNINLPYQYIGMIGSQKRIQVVYKALQNCGIYSHQLQAIHSPIGLDIGALTPEEIAISIAAELIQVYRSKR; the protein is encoded by the coding sequence ATGATTATTCAATTTTATCAACAACTGATTCAGGTTTTATATGAAAATGCTGCGGTCGTTGCAACCGTAACCCGTGTTATCGGTTCAGTCCCTAGAGAACTGGGGGCAAAAATGATCATTTGTGAGGATGGTCGCACGTTTAATACTGTTGGGGGGGGTGCTGGAGAAGCAAAAGTAATTCAGCAAGCTAGAGAGGTTTTAAAAACCGGAGAAAAACAATGGGTTGATATCGATTTATCCGGCGCACCACAACGAGAAACCCAGGGAGTTTGTGGCGGGTTAATGCAAGTTTTATTAGAACGATGGTCAGGAGAAAAAGCGATCGCTTTAGCAGAAAATATTCTATCTTTATTGCAAGCGGGAAAATCGATTATGTTAGTGACTTCTTTTGATGCTGCTTTCCCCTATTTACTCACATCTGAACATCCTATCCCTGCCTCGGATCAAATTTTTATAGAAACCCTACAACCCCCTCCTACCTTACTCATTATTGGAGCAGGTCATATCGGAGAAAAGTTAGCTAAAATTGCTGATTTTATGGGTTTTAAAATCATTATCCAAGATTCTCGTCCTGAATTTACCTCTCCTGAACGATTTCCCCCCAATTCCTTGATTTTTAATCAAAATATTGCAACCGTTTTACAACAATTAACGTCCCCAAAAAACTTATATATTGCTTTAGTAACAAGAGGTTATGAATATGATATTGAAGCTTTAAAAAGTATTTTAAATATTAATTTACCGTATCAATATATTGGCATGATTGGCAGCCAAAAACGAATCCAAGTTGTCTATAAAGCTTTACAGAATTGTGGGATTTATTCTCATCAACTCCAGGCAATTCATTCTCCTATTGGATTAGATATTGGTGCTTTAACCCCTGAAGAAATTGCGATTAGTATTGCTGCGGAATTAATTCAAGTTTACCGATCTAAACGTTAA
- the xdhB gene encoding xanthine dehydrogenase molybdopterin binding subunit, producing MKENSKSQPHESAINHVSGKAIYTDDQRLPSGMLYLWPVLSPYAKAKILKIDPANLNHIPGFVTLLTADDIPGMNNTGTIKHDEVLLPQDEVNYWGQPVVWVVAETEIAAQKIAETIKIDYEVLTPILTIEDAIQNHSVHGDKNIMRRGNSKTALQESDFILTGNIKIQGQDHFYLETQVAWVIPNLEDGYQVYSSTQHPSETQAIISEVLGISRNQIVVTCLRMGGGFGGKETQANPTAAIAALAAKKTGCPARVRLKRDQDMMTTGKRHPFLAQYQVGFNSEGQLLALDIDLYSDGGWSVDLSFPILQRAMFHIDNCYYIPNLEVRGQVVKTNKVSNTAFRGFGGPQGMAIIEEIIDKIARKLSLPPETIRERNFYHGEGETNTTHYGQEIVDNRIVRVWEEVKQKSNFESRKLEIEQFNQNHDYQKRGLAMTPVKFGISFTKTEYNQAGALILIYQDGSIQLNHGGTEMGQGLQTKMLQVASQALGVNIKRFRIMPTSTDKVPNTSATAASSGSDLNGQAVKNACEILKQRLAEVAAKVLNLDEPQDLIFEEDWIYCQSYPRYKIAFDEVVKQAYNQRVSLSATGYYRTPNIDYDPKLGKGRPFYYYAYGAAVSEVEIDGFTGTFKLRQVDIVQDVGESLNPLIDIGQIEGGFVQGMGWLTMEELVWDEQGRLKTFAPSTYKIPTIKEVPKNFNVHLLKRAAQDGVIYGSKAVGEPPFMLAISVREAIRDAIAAFGNRDFILLASPATPEAILNAIEQVQLKLVNSSEP from the coding sequence ATGAAAGAAAATTCTAAATCACAACCCCATGAAAGTGCCATTAATCATGTTAGTGGAAAAGCAATTTATACCGATGACCAAAGACTCCCAAGCGGAATGTTATACTTATGGCCGGTTTTATCTCCTTATGCTAAGGCAAAAATATTAAAAATTGATCCTGCAAATCTGAATCATATTCCGGGGTTTGTGACCCTTTTAACGGCTGATGATATCCCTGGAATGAATAACACGGGAACTATTAAACATGATGAGGTTTTATTACCACAGGATGAAGTTAACTATTGGGGTCAACCTGTGGTTTGGGTTGTTGCAGAAACAGAAATTGCAGCCCAAAAAATAGCAGAAACGATTAAAATTGACTATGAAGTCTTAACTCCTATTTTAACCATTGAGGATGCTATTCAAAATCATAGCGTTCATGGCGATAAAAATATCATGCGTCGGGGAAATTCCAAAACTGCTTTACAAGAATCTGATTTTATTTTAACTGGGAATATTAAAATACAAGGTCAAGATCATTTTTATTTAGAAACACAAGTTGCTTGGGTAATTCCTAATCTTGAAGACGGTTATCAAGTTTATTCTTCGACTCAACATCCCAGCGAAACTCAAGCCATTATTTCCGAAGTTTTAGGGATTTCCCGCAATCAAATTGTTGTCACTTGTTTAAGAATGGGAGGTGGGTTTGGCGGGAAAGAAACCCAAGCGAACCCCACCGCAGCCATTGCCGCTTTAGCTGCAAAAAAAACCGGATGTCCGGCGAGAGTTCGACTCAAACGAGATCAAGATATGATGACCACCGGAAAACGACATCCTTTTTTAGCACAATATCAAGTTGGATTTAACTCAGAAGGTCAACTTTTAGCTTTAGATATTGATTTATATTCCGATGGTGGTTGGAGTGTGGATTTATCCTTTCCTATCCTGCAACGGGCAATGTTTCATATTGATAATTGTTATTATATTCCTAACTTAGAAGTTCGGGGACAAGTTGTAAAAACGAATAAAGTTTCTAATACGGCTTTTCGCGGGTTTGGGGGGCCACAAGGCATGGCAATTATTGAAGAAATTATCGATAAAATTGCAAGGAAATTAAGTTTACCGCCTGAAACCATTCGAGAACGTAATTTTTATCACGGAGAAGGGGAAACCAATACCACCCATTACGGTCAAGAAATTGTTGATAATCGAATTGTACGAGTTTGGGAAGAAGTCAAACAAAAATCAAATTTTGAATCTCGAAAACTAGAAATTGAACAATTTAATCAAAATCATGATTATCAAAAACGAGGGTTAGCGATGACTCCGGTTAAATTTGGGATTTCTTTTACTAAAACCGAATATAATCAGGCGGGAGCTTTAATATTAATTTACCAGGATGGCAGTATTCAACTCAATCATGGCGGCACAGAAATGGGGCAGGGTTTACAAACGAAAATGTTACAAGTTGCATCACAAGCTTTAGGGGTGAATATTAAACGATTTAGAATCATGCCCACCAGTACGGATAAAGTTCCCAATACCTCAGCAACGGCGGCTTCTAGTGGTTCAGATTTGAACGGTCAAGCGGTTAAAAATGCCTGTGAAATCCTAAAACAACGATTAGCAGAAGTCGCTGCAAAAGTATTAAATCTTGATGAACCTCAAGATTTAATTTTTGAAGAAGATTGGATTTATTGTCAAAGTTATCCCCGTTATAAAATAGCCTTTGATGAAGTAGTTAAACAAGCTTATAATCAACGAGTGAGTTTATCGGCAACGGGCTATTATCGTACCCCAAATATTGATTATGATCCTAAACTGGGCAAGGGTAGACCTTTTTATTATTATGCTTATGGGGCGGCTGTCAGTGAGGTGGAAATTGATGGATTTACGGGAACGTTTAAACTGCGTCAAGTGGATATTGTACAGGATGTGGGAGAATCGTTAAATCCTTTAATTGATATTGGGCAAATAGAGGGAGGTTTTGTGCAAGGAATGGGATGGTTAACAATGGAAGAGTTAGTCTGGGATGAACAAGGAAGATTGAAAACCTTCGCCCCTAGTACCTATAAAATTCCTACCATTAAAGAAGTTCCTAAAAATTTTAACGTTCATTTATTAAAACGGGCAGCCCAGGATGGAGTAATTTATGGTAGTAAAGCCGTTGGAGAACCCCCTTTTATGTTAGCAATATCGGTCAGAGAAGCAATTCGAGATGCAATTGCCGCTTTTGGTAATCGAGATTTTATTTTATTAGCTTCTCCAGCTACACCAGAAGCTATTTTAAATGCTATTGAACAGGTACAATTAAAGTTAGTAAACTCCTCGGAACCTTGA
- the xdhA gene encoding xanthine dehydrogenase small subunit: MQNNTFSLIINGEKVLIQDLSPTLTLLEYLRRSGWVGTKEGCGDGDCGACTVAVVGQGSNGQPQYLAMNSCLIPLATMAGREIITVEGVGKEGLHPVQAAMVSLGGSQCGYCTPGFIMSLFTAYYKGEVNDESLEGNLCRCTGYLPIRRAAELVNNTHSGDQFSERLTQIDLSVNSLHYITSHQQFFRPLQLSEVLEILQQYPDAKLVAGATDLGLEISHHHQEFPTLISLESVAELQQLKQTSDYVEIGASIPLSQIEENLKGIFLSLDEMLSWFAARQIRNRATIGGNLATASPIGDLAPVLLSLDAKLRLASLTGERIICIADFFKGYRQTELQPQEVMVSIIIPKTITANAIRRLSQSYKIGKRGTDDISIVSAAFTIDLDTNNTIIHARLAYGGVAAIPIRAINIETMLVGKHWNYATIQNAKILLKDTFNPLTDLRGSADYRKRLIANLFEKFFIEFSPSQGCNIFG; encoded by the coding sequence ATGCAAAACAACACCTTCAGCCTGATCATTAATGGTGAAAAGGTTTTGATTCAAGACCTTTCCCCGACCCTAACCTTATTGGAATATTTGCGCCGCAGTGGATGGGTGGGGACGAAGGAGGGGTGCGGGGATGGGGACTGTGGAGCTTGTACAGTGGCGGTTGTGGGTCAGGGGTCGAATGGACAACCCCAATATCTAGCGATGAATAGTTGTTTAATTCCCTTGGCGACGATGGCGGGACGGGAAATTATTACCGTTGAAGGGGTTGGGAAAGAGGGTCTGCATCCGGTACAGGCGGCGATGGTGAGTTTGGGCGGTTCCCAATGTGGTTATTGTACTCCCGGTTTTATTATGAGTTTGTTTACAGCGTACTACAAAGGTGAGGTTAATGATGAATCTTTAGAAGGAAATTTATGTCGATGTACGGGTTATTTACCTATTCGTCGAGCAGCAGAACTCGTTAATAATACCCATTCTGGTGATCAATTTAGTGAACGATTAACCCAAATTGATTTATCGGTTAATTCTCTCCATTATATCACCTCTCATCAACAGTTTTTTCGTCCGCTTCAACTCTCTGAAGTTTTAGAGATTTTACAACAGTATCCTGATGCTAAGTTAGTCGCAGGAGCAACGGATTTAGGCTTAGAAATAAGCCATCATCATCAAGAGTTTCCGACTTTAATTTCTTTAGAATCTGTTGCGGAACTTCAACAACTTAAACAGACTTCAGATTATGTAGAAATTGGGGCGTCAATTCCTCTAAGCCAGATTGAAGAAAACTTAAAGGGAATATTCCTCAGTTTAGATGAAATGTTATCTTGGTTTGCGGCTCGACAAATTCGCAACCGGGCTACAATTGGAGGTAATTTAGCAACCGCTTCTCCCATTGGAGATTTAGCCCCTGTTTTATTATCTTTAGATGCTAAACTACGGTTAGCAAGTTTAACAGGAGAACGAATTATTTGCATTGCTGATTTTTTTAAAGGGTATCGTCAAACGGAATTACAACCCCAAGAAGTGATGGTTTCTATTATTATTCCGAAAACCATAACTGCTAATGCTATTCGTCGGTTAAGCCAATCTTATAAAATCGGAAAACGGGGAACTGATGATATTAGTATTGTTTCTGCTGCTTTTACCATTGATTTAGATACAAATAATACAATTATTCATGCCAGACTTGCCTATGGTGGAGTTGCAGCCATTCCCATTCGAGCGATTAATATTGAAACGATGTTAGTTGGAAAACATTGGAATTATGCAACAATTCAAAATGCTAAAATTTTATTAAAAGATACCTTTAACCCTTTAACTGATTTGCGAGGAAGCGCAGATTACCGTAAACGATTAATTGCTAATTTATTTGAAAAATTCTTTATTGAATTTTCTCCTAGCCAAGGTTGTAATATTTTTGGGTAG
- a CDS encoding DIP1984 family protein gives MKLAEALILRGDSQKKIAQLRQRLSRVAKVQEGEQPAENPGDLLAELEAVTAELVTLIKQINRTNSTTAFQAGTLADALAERDVLILKRNVYDNLVQEAAIRQDRYSRSEVRFVSTIDIAAIQRQVDNLSRDYRELDAQIQAINWQTDLQEI, from the coding sequence TTGAAATTAGCTGAAGCCTTGATTTTACGAGGAGATTCTCAGAAAAAAATAGCGCAATTAAGACAACGGTTGTCCAGAGTTGCGAAAGTACAGGAAGGGGAACAACCTGCGGAAAACCCCGGAGATTTATTAGCTGAATTAGAAGCGGTAACGGCTGAATTGGTAACTTTAATTAAACAAATTAATCGAACTAACTCAACGACTGCCTTTCAAGCTGGAACATTAGCAGATGCGTTGGCAGAACGAGATGTGTTAATCTTGAAGCGAAATGTCTATGATAACTTAGTTCAAGAAGCCGCTATTCGACAAGATCGATATAGTCGTTCTGAAGTACGATTTGTCAGTACCATTGATATTGCAGCAATTCAGCGACAAGTTGACAATTTATCGCGAGATTATAGAGAATTGGATGCTCAAATTCAAGCGATAAATTGGCAAACGGATTTACAGGAAATCTAA
- a CDS encoding long-chain fatty acid--CoA ligase — translation MINPTDWRSLYSSLHYFPEIWPILDKNVGQIIALHDSHGKPEVRLTYSQVWQQIQQFATGLQALGIEATTEGLPVRIALFSDDSPRWMIADQGILTAGAADVVRGATADPLELAYILKDSGSTGLVVENFALLKKLRPEIEDLPIQFVILLSDETPNSRDLPTIPVLNFNQLMETGKNTPLKPIPHHPDTLATLLYTSGTTGKPKGVMLTHENLLHQINAIPDVIHPDPGEVFLSLLPTWHTLGRTGQYFCLSQGCTVVYTSIRYFKQDLKQFKPHYMVSVPRIWESIYESAQKQFREQPATRQKIVNFFFSISEKYILASRIVQGLTLNLDSPSTSEKFLAQLQTWILAPIHHLGDRLVYQKVREATGGQLKFAISGGGSLAMHLENFYEIVGINLLVGYGLTETAPVLSARREWHNLRGSSGKPIPQTELCIVDPETRQILPFGQKGLVLARGPQIMTGYFENPQATAKAIDSEGWFDTGDLGWLSPENDLVLTGRAKDTIVLTNGENIEPQAIEDACLRSPYIDQIMLVGQDQKCLGALIVPNLDALKQWAIHQNLTLKSSEASPIPTQEITLDSPAVQNLFREELNREVKNRPSYRIDDRIGPFQLLSEPFSMENGMLTQTLKVKRPVVMERYRDMINKMYETVTR, via the coding sequence ATGATTAATCCTACTGACTGGCGTTCCCTGTATTCTTCTCTACACTATTTTCCTGAAATTTGGCCAATTTTGGACAAGAATGTGGGTCAAATTATCGCGTTACATGACTCTCACGGAAAACCGGAAGTTCGCCTCACCTATTCGCAAGTGTGGCAGCAAATTCAACAATTTGCCACCGGGTTACAAGCCCTGGGAATAGAAGCCACAACGGAAGGTTTACCAGTACGGATTGCTTTATTCTCCGATGATAGTCCCCGGTGGATGATTGCAGATCAAGGAATCCTGACTGCTGGGGCGGCAGATGTGGTGCGAGGGGCAACGGCCGATCCCTTAGAATTAGCTTATATTCTCAAAGATAGTGGCAGTACAGGCTTAGTGGTTGAAAACTTTGCCTTGTTAAAAAAATTGCGTCCTGAAATTGAAGATCTACCGATTCAATTTGTAATTTTACTGTCTGATGAAACCCCCAATTCCCGTGATTTACCCACCATTCCTGTTTTAAATTTTAACCAACTGATGGAAACAGGGAAAAATACCCCCCTTAAACCTATACCCCATCATCCCGACACCTTAGCCACACTCCTCTATACTTCAGGAACTACGGGAAAACCTAAAGGAGTGATGTTAACCCATGAAAATTTACTTCATCAAATTAATGCAATTCCTGATGTGATTCACCCCGACCCCGGTGAAGTATTTCTGAGTCTTCTTCCCACTTGGCATACATTAGGACGCACCGGACAATATTTTTGTTTATCCCAAGGTTGCACCGTTGTTTATACCAGTATTCGTTATTTTAAGCAAGATTTAAAGCAATTTAAACCCCATTATATGGTCAGTGTTCCCCGGATTTGGGAATCAATTTATGAAAGTGCACAAAAACAATTTCGGGAACAACCTGCGACTCGACAAAAAATTGTTAATTTCTTCTTTTCCATCAGCGAAAAATATATTTTAGCTTCTCGCATTGTTCAAGGATTAACCTTAAATTTAGATTCTCCTTCAACCTCTGAAAAATTCCTCGCCCAGTTACAAACCTGGATATTAGCCCCGATTCATCATTTAGGCGATCGCTTAGTGTATCAAAAAGTTCGAGAAGCCACAGGGGGACAATTAAAATTTGCCATTAGTGGCGGGGGTTCCTTAGCCATGCACTTAGAAAATTTCTATGAAATTGTAGGGATTAATTTATTAGTGGGCTATGGTTTAACAGAAACCGCCCCGGTGTTAAGTGCCCGTCGAGAATGGCATAATTTACGCGGGTCATCCGGTAAACCCATTCCCCAAACCGAACTTTGCATCGTTGACCCCGAAACCCGTCAAATCTTGCCCTTTGGTCAAAAGGGGTTAGTATTAGCCAGGGGGCCACAGATAATGACGGGATATTTTGAAAATCCCCAAGCCACAGCAAAAGCTATTGATAGCGAGGGCTGGTTTGATACCGGAGATTTAGGTTGGTTATCCCCGGAAAACGACTTAGTATTAACAGGTCGGGCAAAAGATACGATTGTTTTAACCAATGGTGAAAATATTGAACCCCAAGCCATTGAAGATGCTTGTTTACGCAGTCCTTATATTGATCAAATCATGTTAGTCGGTCAAGATCAAAAATGTTTAGGGGCTTTAATTGTTCCGAATTTAGATGCTTTAAAACAGTGGGCAATTCACCAAAATTTAACCTTAAAATCTTCTGAAGCATCCCCGATCCCAACTCAGGAAATTACCTTAGACAGTCCGGCGGTTCAAAACCTGTTTCGAGAAGAACTCAACCGCGAAGTTAAAAACCGTCCTAGTTATCGCATTGATGATCGCATTGGCCCGTTTCAGCTACTTTCAGAACCCTTCTCTATGGAAAATGGGATGTTAACTCAAACCTTGAAAGTCAAGCGCCCCGTTGTAATGGAACGCTACCGCGATATGATTAACAAAATGTATGAAACCGTCACCCGTTAG
- a CDS encoding YlqD family protein, with protein sequence MDNLRQLLLKRPINVKAVVTPRWKEEAQQQLQVQINQIDSQLQQLEMQGQRMIAEIKRQSLQPLGPDALQQVEEIQVQVNERKSQLLDQKNQNLQQLQQVQTLELEQEVSQGQIESIFTVVEGDNLITKMQVEILLRDGLIEEIRGDI encoded by the coding sequence ATGGACAATCTCAGACAATTACTGTTAAAACGACCGATCAACGTGAAAGCGGTGGTCACACCCCGTTGGAAGGAAGAAGCTCAACAGCAACTTCAAGTCCAAATTAATCAAATTGATAGTCAGTTGCAACAGTTAGAAATGCAAGGACAACGGATGATTGCAGAAATTAAACGCCAAAGTCTGCAACCCCTTGGCCCCGATGCCCTGCAACAAGTAGAAGAGATACAAGTTCAAGTCAATGAACGTAAAAGTCAACTCTTAGATCAGAAAAATCAAAACTTGCAACAACTCCAACAAGTTCAAACTTTAGAACTTGAACAAGAAGTGAGTCAAGGACAAATTGAAAGCATCTTTACCGTTGTAGAAGGCGACAATTTGATCACTAAAATGCAAGTCGAAATTCTCTTACGAGATGGTCTCATTGAAGAAATTCGCGGAGACATTTAA
- a CDS encoding dihydrolipoamide acetyltransferase family protein — MAIHEVFMPALSSTMTEGKIVSWQKSPGDKVEKGETVLIVESDKADMDVESFYEGYLATIIVPAGEAAPVGNTIALIAETQAEIEQAKQKASSQTATTTAPAPVAQAVAASSQATTATVAAAPPTTARNGRIVASPRARKLAKELNIDLARLTGSGPHGRIVAEDVQATSGGSTSTPTVQPSIPAPTVSKPVAPVSTPAPAAVPLGEVAAMNTLQNAVVRNMTASLSVPVFRVGYTITTDALDQLYKQLKSKGVTMTALLAKAVALALQKHPIVNASYVENGIQYHQGINIAIAVAMPDGGLITPVLKNADQVDIYSLSRSWQDLVERSRAKQLQPDEYSSGTFTLSNLGMFGVDRFDAILPQGQGSILAVGASRPQLVVSADGSMAVKRQMQVNITCDHRIIYGADAAAFLQSLAKLIETDVQSLTM; from the coding sequence ATGGCAATTCACGAAGTTTTTATGCCTGCCCTTAGTTCAACGATGACTGAGGGTAAAATCGTTTCTTGGCAAAAATCCCCCGGCGATAAGGTGGAAAAAGGGGAAACCGTTCTGATCGTTGAGTCAGATAAAGCCGATATGGATGTGGAATCCTTTTATGAAGGATATCTGGCTACCATTATTGTTCCGGCCGGAGAAGCGGCTCCTGTGGGTAATACCATTGCCTTGATCGCAGAAACCCAAGCTGAAATTGAACAGGCTAAACAAAAAGCTTCTTCTCAGACTGCCACAACAACGGCCCCAGCACCCGTGGCTCAAGCAGTTGCAGCCAGTTCACAGGCAACCACCGCAACTGTTGCAGCCGCACCCCCGACAACGGCACGCAATGGCAGAATTGTTGCTTCTCCTCGCGCTCGGAAATTAGCTAAAGAACTCAATATTGATTTAGCCAGATTAACCGGAAGTGGCCCCCATGGTCGCATCGTCGCCGAAGATGTGCAAGCCACTTCTGGAGGTTCAACTTCAACCCCAACGGTTCAACCGTCTATCCCTGCTCCTACCGTTAGCAAGCCTGTTGCTCCGGTTTCAACCCCAGCACCAGCGGCTGTTCCTCTAGGTGAAGTGGCCGCCATGAACACCCTACAAAATGCCGTTGTCAGAAATATGACGGCGAGTTTATCGGTTCCGGTGTTCCGGGTGGGATATACCATCACAACGGATGCTTTAGATCAGCTTTATAAACAACTGAAATCTAAAGGCGTCACCATGACCGCACTATTAGCAAAAGCGGTGGCGCTGGCGTTACAAAAACATCCGATTGTCAATGCCAGTTATGTTGAAAATGGGATTCAATATCATCAGGGTATTAATATTGCGATCGCTGTGGCAATGCCCGATGGCGGTTTAATTACTCCGGTGTTAAAAAATGCCGATCAAGTTGATATTTATTCCCTCTCTCGCTCTTGGCAAGATTTAGTGGAACGGTCTAGGGCAAAACAGTTACAACCGGATGAGTACAGCAGTGGCACCTTCACCCTGTCTAATTTAGGAATGTTTGGTGTAGATCGCTTTGATGCCATTCTCCCTCAAGGTCAAGGTTCAATTTTGGCGGTGGGTGCATCTCGTCCGCAATTAGTGGTTTCTGCCGATGGTTCAATGGCGGTTAAACGTCAAATGCAAGTTAATATTACTTGTGATCATCGGATTATTTATGGGGCAGATGCAGCCGCATTTCTGCAAAGTTTGGCAAAATTAATTGAAACCGATGTTCAATCGTTGACGATGTAA
- a CDS encoding zinc-dependent alcohol dehydrogenase family protein: MKAIIMTEVGKPNVLQLQDVPDPEIQSPTEILVRLKATGINPIDTKLRSRGTFYPDQMPAILGCDGAGIVEAVGSEVEKFQVGDAVYFCQGGLGEQSGNYAELTVVDEKFATLKPQSLSFVEAAASPLVLITAWEALYDRGRLQPGQKVLIHGGAGGVGHVAIQLAKLQGAEVATTVGSDENIDFVKELGADFVINYKQTDFVEQVLEWTQGEGVDLAFDTVGKEVFYQTVFAIKNYGDLVTILEPDPKFGTFKDARLKNLRISLELMLTPMLQSRMDDQLDQTKILQQCARLMDEGKLKIVVNQTFPLAAAAEAHQQLEAGGMKGKLVLTM; the protein is encoded by the coding sequence ATGAAAGCTATTATCATGACCGAAGTTGGAAAACCCAATGTTTTACAACTTCAAGATGTACCTGATCCTGAAATTCAATCCCCAACTGAAATTTTAGTTCGTTTAAAAGCGACGGGAATTAATCCCATTGATACAAAATTACGCAGTCGCGGCACGTTTTACCCGGATCAAATGCCCGCAATTTTAGGTTGTGATGGGGCGGGAATTGTTGAGGCGGTGGGTTCTGAGGTGGAAAAATTTCAAGTCGGCGATGCGGTTTATTTTTGTCAGGGGGGACTAGGTGAGCAGTCTGGAAATTATGCAGAATTAACCGTTGTTGATGAAAAATTTGCCACCCTTAAACCTCAAAGTTTGAGTTTTGTTGAAGCGGCTGCATCTCCTTTAGTTTTAATTACCGCTTGGGAAGCGTTGTATGATCGAGGACGATTACAACCGGGACAAAAAGTATTAATTCATGGAGGTGCTGGCGGTGTGGGTCATGTTGCTATTCAGTTAGCAAAATTACAAGGAGCAGAGGTAGCAACAACCGTTGGTTCTGATGAAAATATAGATTTTGTGAAGGAATTAGGGGCTGATTTTGTTATTAATTATAAACAGACAGATTTTGTTGAACAAGTGTTAGAATGGACGCAGGGAGAAGGAGTTGATTTAGCCTTTGATACCGTTGGTAAAGAGGTGTTTTATCAAACGGTTTTTGCCATTAAAAATTATGGGGATTTAGTCACCATTTTAGAACCTGATCCTAAGTTTGGAACCTTCAAGGATGCTCGGTTAAAAAATTTACGCATTAGTTTAGAATTAATGTTAACACCGATGTTACAATCTCGCATGGATGATCAATTGGATCAAACCAAAATATTACAACAATGCGCTCGGTTAATGGATGAAGGGAAGTTAAAAATTGTTGTGAATCAAACCTTTCCTTTAGCAGCCGCAGCCGAAGCTCATCAACAATTAGAAGCGGGAGGAATGAAAGGAAAATTAGTCTTAACAATGTAA